Proteins from a genomic interval of Pseudomonas silesiensis:
- a CDS encoding LysR family transcriptional regulator: protein MFDWNDLRFFLELQRSGRLLTAARRLNTTHATVARHIEAIEKSLGTALFVQHAQGYELTPAGEALLKHAEAMENVALLAQEEITQSTAPLGKIRVGVTEGLGIMFLASRMNGLFERYPGLEVELVAVPRFVSILNREAEISIHLERPAADMLVTRKLTDYRLALYASQDYLDRSPALHSREDLGRHAWIGYVDDLLFSQELMFLNSFCRNPRVVFHSTSVIAQQQAARSGLGIAVLPCYMASADSGLVPLLPQESIQRSYWISTRRELHKSVRLRVLWDYVVQLCESEQDLLLGPDPL, encoded by the coding sequence ATGTTCGACTGGAATGACCTGCGGTTTTTTCTCGAATTGCAACGCAGCGGGCGTTTGCTCACTGCGGCCCGCCGTTTGAACACCACCCACGCCACCGTGGCCAGGCACATCGAGGCCATTGAAAAGAGCCTCGGCACCGCGCTGTTTGTCCAGCACGCCCAGGGTTATGAACTGACCCCGGCCGGCGAAGCGCTGCTCAAGCATGCCGAAGCCATGGAAAACGTCGCCTTGCTGGCCCAGGAAGAAATCACCCAATCCACGGCGCCCCTGGGCAAGATTCGCGTCGGGGTCACCGAAGGCCTGGGCATCATGTTCCTCGCCAGCCGCATGAACGGCCTGTTCGAGCGGTATCCGGGGCTGGAAGTGGAGCTGGTGGCGGTGCCGCGCTTCGTCAGCATCCTCAACCGCGAAGCCGAGATCAGCATCCACCTGGAACGCCCGGCCGCCGACATGCTGGTCACCCGCAAACTCACTGATTATCGCCTGGCGCTCTATGCCAGCCAGGACTATCTGGACCGCTCGCCAGCGCTGCATAGCCGCGAAGATCTGGGGCGCCATGCCTGGATTGGCTATGTCGATGACCTGCTGTTCAGCCAGGAATTGATGTTTCTCAACAGTTTCTGCCGCAACCCGCGGGTGGTCTTCCACAGCACCAGCGTCATCGCCCAGCAACAGGCCGCGCGCTCGGGGTTGGGGATCGCCGTGTTGCCGTGCTACATGGCCAGCGCCGATTCCGGTCTGGTGCCGTTGTTGCCGCAGGAAAGCATCCAGCGTAGCTACTGGATCAGCACGCGGCGGGAGTTGCACAAGTCGGTGCGGCTGCGGGTGTTGTGGGATTACGTGGTGCAGCTGTGTGAAAGCGAACAGGATCTGTTGCTGGGCCCCGATCCCCTGTAG
- a CDS encoding carbonic anhydrase, with amino-acid sequence MKALIEGFLKFQNEVFPQRTDLFKHLATTQHPGTLFITCSDSRVVPELLTQQEPGELFVIRNAGNIVPSYSPHPGGVSATVEYAVAVLGVTDIVICGHSDCGAMTAVATCTCMDHLPAVSGWLQHAESAKVINESRAHASDAAKVSAMVRENVIAQLANIQTHPSVRLAQEKGLLNLHGWVYDIETGSIDALDGSSRTFVSLAGHPTLCAVYGKAVEAA; translated from the coding sequence ATGAAAGCGCTCATCGAAGGTTTTTTAAAGTTCCAGAACGAGGTCTTTCCGCAACGGACCGACCTGTTCAAGCACTTGGCCACCACCCAACATCCAGGCACCTTGTTCATCACCTGTTCCGACAGCCGTGTCGTGCCGGAACTGCTGACCCAACAAGAACCCGGTGAACTGTTCGTGATCCGCAATGCCGGCAACATCGTGCCCTCCTATAGCCCGCACCCAGGCGGTGTATCGGCCACGGTCGAATATGCGGTCGCGGTGCTGGGCGTCACTGACATCGTGATCTGCGGGCACTCGGATTGCGGCGCCATGACCGCCGTTGCCACCTGCACCTGCATGGATCACCTGCCGGCCGTGAGCGGCTGGTTGCAACATGCCGAATCGGCAAAAGTCATCAACGAATCGCGCGCTCACGCCAGTGATGCGGCGAAAGTCAGTGCCATGGTGCGGGAGAATGTGATCGCTCAACTGGCCAATATCCAGACCCATCCCAGCGTACGACTGGCCCAGGAAAAAGGCCTGCTGAACCTGCATGGCTGGGTCTACGACATCGAAACCGGTTCGATCGATGCCCTGGATGGCAGCAGCCGCACGTTCGTGTCGCTGGCCGGGCATCCGACCCTCTGTGCGGTTTATGGCAAGGCGGTTGAAGCGGCTTGA
- a CDS encoding DUF427 domain-containing protein → MKSAGPSPVITIAEQPGCLLVKFHGIQVAASARALVLLEANYPPVYYVPREDIDEKYFARTDHTSYCPYKGDASYFSLQIPGHEGANAVWSYENPKVSVEQIRDYVAFYPDQVTFEILKDVE, encoded by the coding sequence ATGAAAAGCGCCGGTCCCAGTCCCGTCATCACCATTGCAGAACAGCCAGGCTGCCTCCTGGTGAAGTTTCATGGCATTCAGGTGGCCGCGTCCGCACGAGCGCTGGTGCTGCTGGAGGCCAATTATCCTCCGGTGTACTACGTGCCCCGGGAGGACATCGACGAAAAATATTTCGCCCGCACCGACCACACCAGCTATTGCCCCTACAAAGGCGACGCCAGCTATTTCAGCCTGCAGATCCCGGGGCATGAAGGCGCCAATGCGGTATGGAGCTATGAAAATCCGAAAGTGTCTGTCGAGCAGATTCGCGATTACGTAGCGTTCTATCCCGATCAAGTGACGTTCGAGATTTTGAAAGACGTCGAGTGA
- a CDS encoding DNA topoisomerase III, with protein sequence MQLYLCEKPSQAKDIAAVLGARRRGDGCWLGTNVTVTWCIGHLLETAPPDAYDARYKRWVLADLPIIPEKWKMTVKPRTASQYKAVKRLLGEATELVIATDADREGEMIARELVEHCRYRGPIRRLWLSALDDASIRKALAALKPGAETFSLYHSALGRSRADWLIGMNMSRLFTLLGRQSGYQGVLPVGRVQTPTLRLVVDRDRSIADFVPVAYWAIDVQLLHDGTAFTAQWRAASDACDDQDRCLNQALAQKAAAALSSAASARVIKLRTERMREVAPLPFDLGTLQEVCSKKLGLGAQETLDIAQALYETHKVITYPRSDCGYLPLSQHSEAPGILAALRQADPTLNALNDHLEPQRRSRAWNDAKVSAHHGIIPTAAAKNLERLVGKQRAVYTLIRARYLAQFLPNHEYDRTQADFDCAGEALRAVGKQIVEPGWKRALPEALAPAKGREAPVPQTLPALAEGRECAVAEVKLKDLWTQPPKPFTEGDLIKAMKNVAKLVEDPLLKQKLKDTTGIGTEATRASIIQGLLDRGYLIKNGKALAATPAAFSLIDAVPRAIADPGTTAIWEQALDMVQSGEMSLEEFVTKQAAWMSKQVARCAGLSLTISGPASPAGRGATPWKNKRKPAKRKTSTGTRRAAKPASKA encoded by the coding sequence ATGCAGCTGTACCTCTGTGAAAAACCTTCCCAGGCCAAAGACATCGCGGCCGTACTCGGCGCCAGGCGTCGCGGCGACGGCTGTTGGCTGGGAACGAATGTCACGGTGACCTGGTGCATCGGCCATCTGCTGGAAACCGCGCCACCGGATGCCTATGACGCGCGTTACAAGCGCTGGGTGCTGGCGGACCTGCCGATCATTCCAGAGAAGTGGAAAATGACGGTCAAGCCACGTACGGCCAGCCAGTACAAGGCCGTCAAACGCTTGCTCGGCGAGGCCACCGAGCTGGTGATCGCCACCGACGCCGACCGTGAGGGCGAAATGATTGCCCGGGAGCTGGTGGAGCATTGCCGGTATCGCGGACCGATCCGGCGACTGTGGCTGTCGGCGCTGGACGATGCGTCAATCCGCAAGGCGCTGGCGGCGCTCAAGCCGGGGGCCGAGACCTTCAGTCTTTATCATTCGGCACTGGGACGCTCACGGGCCGACTGGCTGATCGGGATGAACATGAGCCGGCTGTTCACGCTGTTGGGGCGTCAATCCGGTTACCAGGGCGTATTGCCTGTCGGCCGGGTGCAGACGCCGACCCTGCGCCTGGTGGTGGATCGTGACCGCAGCATTGCCGATTTCGTCCCGGTCGCCTATTGGGCCATCGACGTGCAACTGCTGCACGACGGCACCGCCTTCACTGCGCAATGGCGGGCGGCCTCCGACGCGTGCGACGATCAGGACCGCTGCCTGAATCAGGCGCTGGCGCAAAAAGCGGCGGCGGCGCTGAGCAGCGCGGCGAGTGCCCGGGTGATCAAGCTGCGGACCGAGCGGATGCGTGAAGTGGCACCCCTGCCGTTCGACCTGGGCACCTTGCAGGAGGTCTGCTCGAAGAAGCTGGGCCTCGGCGCCCAGGAAACCCTCGATATCGCCCAGGCGCTCTACGAAACCCACAAGGTCATCACCTACCCGCGCAGCGACTGCGGCTACCTGCCGCTGAGCCAGCACAGCGAAGCCCCGGGCATCCTGGCGGCGCTGAGGCAGGCCGACCCGACGCTGAACGCCTTGAACGACCACCTGGAGCCTCAGCGGCGCTCCCGGGCCTGGAACGATGCCAAGGTCAGCGCTCACCACGGCATCATCCCCACCGCGGCGGCAAAAAACCTCGAGCGGCTGGTGGGCAAGCAGCGGGCGGTGTACACGCTGATTCGCGCGCGATACCTGGCGCAGTTCCTGCCCAACCACGAATACGACCGCACCCAGGCCGACTTCGACTGTGCCGGTGAAGCCTTGCGCGCCGTGGGGAAGCAGATTGTCGAGCCCGGCTGGAAACGCGCCCTGCCCGAGGCTCTTGCGCCGGCCAAGGGTCGCGAGGCGCCGGTACCGCAAACCTTGCCGGCCTTGGCCGAAGGACGCGAATGCGCGGTAGCCGAGGTGAAGCTCAAGGACCTCTGGACGCAACCGCCCAAGCCATTTACCGAAGGCGATCTGATCAAGGCCATGAAAAACGTCGCCAAACTGGTGGAAGATCCGCTGCTCAAGCAAAAGCTCAAGGACACCACCGGCATCGGCACCGAGGCGACCCGGGCCTCGATCATTCAGGGTCTGCTCGACCGCGGTTACCTGATCAAGAACGGCAAGGCCCTGGCCGCGACCCCGGCCGCGTTCAGCCTGATCGATGCGGTGCCGCGCGCCATTGCCGATCCCGGGACCACGGCGATCTGGGAACAGGCGCTGGACATGGTGCAAAGCGGGGAAATGAGCCTGGAAGAGTTCGTCACCAAGCAGGCCGCCTGGATGAGCAAGCAGGTCGCCCGCTGCGCCGGCCTGAGCCTGACCATCAGCGGGCCGGCAAGCCCGGCCGGTCGTGGCGCCACGCCGTGGAAGAACAAACGCAAGCCTGCCAAGCGCAAAACCTCCACGGGCACCAGACGCGCGGCGAAACCGGCGAGCAAGGCTTGA
- a CDS encoding GNAT family N-acetyltransferase, whose amino-acid sequence MPSIELHAAQRDDLETIENLMQFYLYDFSEWLPLKLGGHGFFNFQPLLEYWRNPATRPFLIKVDDELAGFVTVDDVVHLPGAHFNIGYLFVSRRFRGQGVARFVVSTLLNQFPGQWQIFHIDANQPARAFWARVIPQLTGGEFTLHQRSVDGYPCTFHRFQRS is encoded by the coding sequence ATGCCGTCGATAGAGCTGCACGCCGCCCAGCGCGATGACCTGGAGACCATTGAAAACCTGATGCAGTTCTACCTGTATGACTTCAGCGAGTGGCTGCCGCTGAAACTCGGTGGGCATGGCTTCTTCAATTTCCAGCCCCTGCTGGAATACTGGCGCAATCCCGCGACCCGCCCATTCCTGATCAAGGTCGACGACGAACTGGCCGGATTCGTGACCGTGGATGACGTGGTCCATCTACCGGGCGCCCACTTCAACATCGGCTACCTTTTCGTCAGTCGACGTTTTCGTGGCCAAGGCGTCGCGAGGTTTGTCGTTTCCACCCTCTTGAACCAATTCCCCGGTCAATGGCAGATTTTTCACATCGACGCGAACCAGCCGGCGCGGGCGTTTTGGGCGAGGGTAATCCCCCAACTCACCGGAGGCGAGTTCACGCTGCATCAAAGATCGGTGGACGGTTACCCTTGTACCTTTCACCGTTTCCAGCGCTCGTAG
- the cynR gene encoding transcriptional regulator CynR, whose protein sequence is MLLRHLRYLLAVADHGGFTRAAEALHVSQPTLSQQIRQLEETLGVSLFDRTSRTVKPTDAGEAYIESARRVLVELEAGKRALHDVKDLSRGTLRLAMTPTFMAYLVGPLVRDYVARYPNIHLQIFELSMDDIEAGLLDDSLDIAIAFTQVRHADIESIPAFTETLGVMVGRDHPLYESQDPLPAEEVARLEFALLTTGFVTRNRIDEYFALERITPKVVIEVNSVSTLLEVIRHTAIATILPEPIATQDRALRKIPLLGEAPKRGAALLRRKNNYHSAASVAFMELVSAAVADESAKSIIH, encoded by the coding sequence ATGCTGCTGCGACATCTGCGCTATTTGCTGGCGGTCGCCGACCACGGTGGCTTCACCCGTGCCGCCGAGGCGCTGCACGTCTCCCAGCCGACCCTGTCGCAACAGATCCGGCAACTGGAAGAAACCCTGGGGGTGAGCCTGTTCGACCGAACCTCGCGCACGGTCAAGCCGACCGACGCGGGCGAGGCCTACATCGAGAGCGCACGTCGGGTATTGGTGGAGCTGGAGGCGGGCAAACGAGCGCTGCACGACGTCAAGGATTTATCCCGCGGCACCTTGCGCCTGGCGATGACGCCGACCTTCATGGCGTACCTGGTGGGGCCGTTGGTACGCGACTACGTGGCGCGGTATCCGAACATCCATCTGCAGATTTTCGAGTTGTCGATGGACGATATCGAGGCCGGGCTGCTGGATGACTCGCTGGATATCGCTATCGCGTTCACCCAGGTCAGGCATGCCGACATCGAGTCGATCCCGGCGTTTACCGAAACCCTGGGGGTGATGGTGGGACGCGATCATCCCCTGTACGAAAGCCAGGATCCGTTACCTGCCGAGGAGGTTGCGCGGTTGGAGTTTGCGTTACTGACCACGGGTTTCGTCACCCGTAACCGCATCGATGAGTACTTCGCCCTGGAGCGGATCACGCCGAAGGTGGTGATCGAGGTCAATTCGGTGAGCACTTTGCTGGAAGTGATCCGGCACACGGCCATCGCCACCATCCTGCCGGAACCGATTGCCACCCAGGACCGTGCGTTGCGCAAAATCCCGTTGCTGGGGGAGGCGCCCAAGCGAGGGGCCGCGCTGCTGCGGCGCAAAAACAATTATCACAGTGCGGCGTCGGTGGCTTTTATGGAGCTGGTGTCGGCTGCGGTTGCGGATGAGTCGGCGAAATCAATCATCCACTGA
- a CDS encoding GMC family oxidoreductase, with translation MQTSLDEFDYIVVGAGPAGCLLANRLSANPQHRVLLLEAGGRDNYAWIHIPVGYLFCIGNPRTDWCFKTEAQPGLQGRALSYPRGKVLGGCSSINGMIYMRGQAGDYDGWAADGNPGWSWNEVLPLFKKSENHFAGDSQYHGAAGEWRIERQRLSWPILDAFQRAAEQSGIASIEDFNQGDNEGCGYFQVNQKAGIRWNAAKAFLKPIRQRPNLTVLTGVEVDRVQLDKGRASAVSARWQGQAKIFKARKEIVLCAGAVGSPGILQRSGIGPRPLLQRLGIGIAHELPGVGGNLQDHLQLRMIYKLQNARTLNQIAGSLWGKMGMGLRYLYDRSGPLSMAPSQLGAFARSGPEQTSANLEYHVQPLSLERFGEPLHAFPAFTASVCDLRPQSRGRIEIRSADPQEAPLIQPNYLSHPEDLRVAADAIRLTRRIVSAPALQAFKPVEYLPGDSLQSEEELHEAAARIGTTIFHPVGTCRMGNDTDAVVDAELRVHGIPGLRIADASIMPRITSGNTCSPTLMIAEKAAQLILNPDTRSIAPPKELVTHP, from the coding sequence ATGCAGACTTCCCTTGATGAATTCGACTACATCGTGGTCGGTGCCGGGCCGGCCGGTTGTTTGCTGGCCAATCGGTTGTCGGCCAACCCGCAACACCGGGTGCTGCTGCTCGAAGCCGGCGGTCGCGACAACTATGCGTGGATTCACATTCCCGTGGGTTACCTGTTCTGCATCGGCAACCCACGCACCGACTGGTGCTTCAAGACCGAAGCGCAACCCGGGCTGCAAGGCCGCGCCCTGAGCTACCCGCGGGGCAAGGTGCTGGGTGGCTGCTCCTCGATCAACGGCATGATCTACATGCGCGGCCAGGCCGGCGACTACGATGGCTGGGCCGCCGACGGCAATCCGGGCTGGAGCTGGAACGAGGTGTTGCCGCTGTTCAAGAAAAGCGAAAACCACTTTGCCGGCGACTCGCAATATCACGGTGCAGCCGGGGAATGGCGGATCGAGCGTCAACGGCTGTCGTGGCCGATTCTGGATGCCTTCCAACGCGCAGCCGAGCAAAGCGGCATCGCCAGCATCGAAGACTTCAACCAGGGCGACAACGAAGGCTGTGGCTACTTCCAGGTCAATCAGAAGGCCGGGATCCGCTGGAATGCGGCCAAGGCCTTTCTCAAACCGATTCGCCAGCGGCCAAATCTCACCGTACTGACAGGTGTCGAAGTCGACCGTGTGCAGCTGGACAAGGGTCGCGCCTCTGCAGTCAGTGCGCGCTGGCAAGGCCAGGCGAAAATCTTCAAGGCGCGCAAGGAAATCGTCCTGTGCGCCGGCGCCGTCGGTTCGCCAGGCATCCTCCAGCGCTCCGGGATCGGCCCGCGCCCGCTGCTGCAACGCCTGGGCATCGGCATCGCCCATGAGCTGCCCGGGGTCGGCGGCAACCTGCAGGATCACCTGCAACTGCGGATGATCTACAAACTGCAGAACGCCCGCACCCTGAACCAGATTGCCGGCAGCCTGTGGGGCAAGATGGGCATGGGCCTGCGCTATCTGTATGACCGCAGCGGCCCGCTGTCCATGGCGCCAAGCCAGCTCGGCGCCTTTGCCCGGTCGGGACCGGAACAGACCTCGGCCAATCTTGAATACCATGTGCAGCCGCTGTCCCTGGAACGCTTCGGCGAACCCCTGCACGCTTTCCCCGCGTTCACCGCATCGGTCTGCGATCTGCGGCCGCAAAGTCGGGGTCGCATTGAGATTCGCTCCGCCGACCCGCAGGAAGCGCCGCTGATCCAGCCCAATTATTTAAGTCATCCAGAAGATTTGCGGGTCGCGGCCGATGCGATTCGCCTGACCCGGCGCATCGTGTCGGCTCCCGCCTTGCAAGCCTTCAAACCGGTCGAGTACCTGCCCGGCGACAGCTTGCAGAGTGAAGAAGAATTGCACGAAGCCGCCGCGCGCATTGGCACCACGATTTTCCATCCGGTCGGCACCTGCCGCATGGGCAACGACACGGACGCGGTGGTCGACGCCGAGCTGCGCGTTCACGGCATTCCCGGCCTGCGCATCGCCGACGCCTCGATCATGCCGCGCATCACTTCGGGCAACACTTGCTCGCCTACGCTGATGATTGCCGAAAAAGCCGCGCAACTCATCCTCAACCCCGACACAAGGAGCATCGCACCGCCAAAGGAACTGGTCACACACCCGTGA
- a CDS encoding MFS transporter: MSEHVQPLEAVRSAGTSRETQKVIFASSLGTVFEWYDFFLYGALAAVISKQFFAGVNDTTAFIFALMAFAAGFIVRPFGALVFGRLGDMIGRKYTFLATIILMGVATFCVGLLPTYASIGIAAPIILVVLRMLQGLALGGEYGGAATYVAEHAPMGKRGFHTSWIQSTATLGLLLSLLVVLACRYFTGDQFEVWGWRIPFLFSIILLGISTWIRMSLHESPAFVKMKEEGKLCKSPLRDSFGKWENLKVVLIALFSINAGQAVTFYAAQFYVLFFLTQFLKMDPALANSLLIVSVIIGAPFFIFFGWLSDKVGRKPVLMIGLLLATALYFPIFKSIAHYANPAIDLASRQAPITVLADPATCTFQFDPVGKAKFDSPCDKVKTFLVKQGLPYTSAAAPAGSDVQVSVGDVKIDGYDEAALRGAVTLAGYPSQADTQQVNKSMIVALMVVLIIISAMCYGPLAALMVELFPTRIRYTSMSLPYHIGNGWFGGFLPTVSFALVVYTGDIFYGLWYPVLITGVSLVVGMICLRETKNVDLDTN; encoded by the coding sequence ATGTCAGAACATGTTCAGCCACTGGAAGCCGTACGCAGTGCGGGGACCAGCCGCGAGACCCAGAAAGTCATCTTCGCTTCATCGCTCGGGACGGTGTTCGAGTGGTACGACTTTTTCCTCTACGGCGCCCTCGCGGCGGTCATCAGCAAACAGTTTTTCGCCGGGGTCAACGACACCACCGCCTTCATCTTTGCGCTCATGGCGTTCGCCGCCGGCTTCATCGTGCGGCCCTTCGGTGCACTGGTGTTCGGCCGGCTCGGAGACATGATCGGGCGTAAATACACCTTCCTCGCCACCATCATTCTCATGGGCGTGGCGACCTTCTGCGTCGGGCTGCTGCCGACCTACGCCAGCATCGGCATCGCCGCGCCGATCATTCTGGTGGTGCTGCGCATGCTTCAGGGCCTGGCCCTGGGCGGCGAATACGGCGGCGCTGCCACTTACGTCGCGGAACACGCGCCGATGGGCAAACGCGGTTTCCACACCAGCTGGATTCAGTCCACTGCGACCCTCGGCTTGCTGCTATCACTGCTGGTGGTCCTGGCCTGCCGCTACTTCACCGGTGACCAGTTCGAAGTCTGGGGCTGGCGGATTCCGTTTCTGTTTTCGATCATCCTGCTGGGCATCTCGACCTGGATTCGCATGAGCCTGCACGAGTCGCCGGCCTTCGTGAAAATGAAAGAGGAAGGCAAACTCTGCAAGTCGCCGCTGCGCGATTCCTTCGGTAAATGGGAAAACCTCAAAGTCGTCTTGATCGCCCTGTTCAGCATCAACGCCGGGCAAGCAGTGACCTTCTACGCCGCGCAGTTCTACGTGCTGTTCTTCCTGACCCAATTCCTTAAAATGGACCCGGCCCTGGCCAACAGCCTGCTGATCGTCAGCGTGATCATCGGCGCGCCGTTCTTCATCTTTTTCGGTTGGCTGTCGGACAAGGTCGGGCGCAAACCGGTGCTGATGATCGGCCTGCTGCTGGCCACCGCGCTGTACTTCCCGATCTTCAAGTCCATCGCCCACTACGCCAACCCGGCGATCGACCTGGCCAGCCGTCAAGCACCGATCACCGTACTGGCCGACCCGGCCACCTGCACCTTCCAGTTCGACCCGGTGGGCAAGGCGAAATTCGACAGCCCGTGCGACAAGGTCAAGACCTTCCTGGTCAAACAGGGCCTGCCCTACACCAGCGCAGCGGCCCCGGCGGGCAGCGACGTGCAGGTCAGCGTCGGCGACGTGAAAATCGACGGTTACGACGAAGCGGCCCTGCGTGGCGCAGTGACATTGGCGGGGTATCCGTCACAAGCCGATACGCAACAGGTCAACAAGTCCATGATCGTGGCGCTGATGGTGGTGCTGATCATCATCTCCGCCATGTGCTACGGCCCGCTGGCGGCGCTGATGGTCGAACTGTTCCCGACCCGCATCCGCTACACCTCGATGTCCCTGCCCTACCACATCGGTAACGGCTGGTTCGGCGGTTTCCTGCCGACCGTGTCGTTTGCCCTGGTGGTGTACACCGGAGACATCTTTTACGGGCTGTGGTACCCGGTGCTGATTACCGGGGTGAGCCTGGTGGTGGGGATGATCTGCCTGCGCGAGACCAAGAACGTGGATCTGGACACCAACTGA
- the lldD gene encoding FMN-dependent L-lactate dehydrogenase LldD, with protein sequence MIISSASDYREAARRKLPRFLFDYIDGGAYAEHTLRANSADLADISLRQRILKNVETLSLETTLFDQPLAMPIILAPVGLTGMFARRGEVQAAKAAQNKGIPLCLSTVSVCSIEEVAGQSQQPLWFQLYVLKDRGFMRNALERAKAAGVQNLVFTVDMPTPGARYRDAHSGMSGPFAASRRILQAMTRPAWAFDVGVMGRPHDLGNVSKYLGKAVTLEDYMGWLANNFDPSISWSDLEWIREYWKGPMIIKGILDPQDARDAVSFGADGIVVSNHGGRQLDGVLSTTKALPPIMQAIGNDLSVLVDSGIRSGLDVVRMLALGAKGVMLGRSMAYALAVDGQRGVENMLDIFAKEMRVAMTLTGVTSIGQIDESTLVDAVR encoded by the coding sequence ATGATCATTTCATCCGCATCCGACTATCGCGAGGCAGCCCGCCGCAAACTCCCGCGTTTTTTATTCGACTACATCGATGGCGGCGCTTATGCAGAGCATACGCTGCGGGCCAACAGCGCCGACCTGGCCGACATCAGCCTGCGTCAGCGCATTCTGAAAAACGTCGAAACCCTGAGCCTGGAAACCACCCTCTTCGACCAACCGCTGGCAATGCCGATCATATTGGCGCCGGTTGGCCTGACGGGCATGTTTGCCCGTCGGGGGGAAGTACAGGCCGCGAAAGCCGCGCAAAACAAAGGCATCCCGCTATGCCTGTCCACGGTGTCGGTGTGCTCGATCGAGGAAGTCGCCGGTCAAAGCCAACAACCCCTCTGGTTTCAGCTTTATGTGTTGAAAGACCGGGGGTTCATGAGGAACGCGCTGGAACGGGCAAAGGCCGCCGGGGTGCAGAACCTGGTGTTTACCGTGGACATGCCCACGCCCGGCGCCCGCTACAGGGATGCACACTCGGGCATGTCAGGGCCTTTTGCCGCCTCGCGGCGAATTCTCCAGGCCATGACCCGCCCCGCCTGGGCCTTCGACGTCGGCGTCATGGGCCGTCCCCACGACCTGGGGAATGTGTCGAAGTACCTTGGCAAAGCGGTCACGCTGGAAGACTACATGGGCTGGCTGGCCAACAACTTCGACCCTTCGATCAGCTGGAGCGACCTGGAGTGGATTCGCGAGTACTGGAAAGGCCCGATGATCATCAAAGGCATTCTCGATCCCCAGGATGCCAGGGACGCGGTCAGCTTTGGCGCCGATGGTATCGTCGTGTCGAACCATGGCGGAAGACAGCTGGACGGCGTGCTCTCCACCACCAAGGCCTTGCCGCCGATCATGCAGGCCATCGGCAATGATCTGTCGGTGCTGGTCGACTCCGGGATCCGCTCGGGGCTCGATGTCGTACGGATGCTGGCACTGGGCGCAAAAGGCGTCATGCTGGGGCGTTCCATGGCTTATGCATTGGCTGTCGACGGTCAACGTGGCGTCGAAAACATGCTGGATATCTTTGCCAAGGAAATGCGCGTGGCGATGACCCTGACCGGGGTGACTTCAATTGGTCAAATTGATGAGTCCACGCTGGTAGATGCCGTGCGATAA
- the cynS gene encoding cyanase yields the protein MQQSHAYNDPSLALTTSVLDAKARKNLSWQALAEGTGLGLAYVTAALLGQHPLPEGAAKVIGEKLDLDADAVARLQIIPLRGSLSGIPTDPTIYRFHEMIQIYGTTLKALVHEQFGDGIISAINFKLDMKKVEDPEGGSRAVITLDGKFLPLRPF from the coding sequence ATGCAACAGTCCCACGCTTATAACGACCCAAGTCTGGCCCTGACTACCTCGGTCCTCGATGCCAAAGCGCGCAAAAACCTGTCCTGGCAGGCACTGGCCGAGGGCACCGGCCTCGGCCTGGCCTACGTCACCGCCGCCCTGCTCGGCCAGCATCCGCTGCCGGAAGGCGCCGCCAAAGTGATCGGCGAGAAGCTTGACCTGGACGCCGACGCCGTGGCCCGCCTGCAGATCATTCCCCTGCGCGGCAGCCTCTCGGGCATCCCGACCGATCCGACCATCTACCGCTTCCACGAAATGATCCAGATCTACGGCACCACCTTGAAAGCCCTGGTGCATGAACAATTCGGCGACGGCATCATCAGCGCGATCAACTTCAAGCTCGACATGAAGAAAGTCGAAGACCCTGAAGGCGGCTCCCGTGCGGTGATTACCCTCGACGGCAAGTTCCTGCCCCTGCGTCCTTTCTAA